The window CGGCTGCATACGGAAAAATGCCCACGCATTTTTGTTCTTTCTGAATAGCGTTTCATATTTTTTGTTTAGCTTACCTGCTTTCCGTTCAAATGAATATATTTCCGAATTTTTTTCATCCCGCCTGCCGAAAGCCGCAATCCCGGACGGTTGCATGAGTCCCATTTTAGTAAGTTCCTTGACGCGTTTAATATTTACCGCGCTCCAGTTGCTTTTTGGCCTTCGAGGCGTGAAACGGATCATGTAACTCTGTTCATCTACCGACTTCCTGATCCCATCGATCCAGCCGAAACAAAGCGCTTCATCAACCGATTGCGGCCAGGTGATGCTGGGGATACCTGAGTCCTTTTTGTAATAACCCACCCATAATTCCTGCATCTTATCGTGTTTTTTTTCTAACCACTTACGGAATTCGGGTTGTGTTGAAAAAAATACAGGTTTCATGTAAAAATCATTTTGCTTCTGGCGTCAATTTCGAATAAATAAACGAATCCAAAAACTGCCCGTTGAAATAATAATTTTCCTTAAAATGGGCCTCCCTCACGAAGCCGTTTTTTTCAAGAAACCGCATAGATACGGCATTGCCCGTATTGACATTGGCCTCGACGGAATGGAGCCGCATGACGCGGAAACCGTAGTCAAGTACGGGCATCAACGCTTCCTGCATCAGCCCTTTGCCCCAGTAATCCGGATGAAGCAGGTAGCCGATCTCCGCGCGGTGATGTTCTTTTATGATCTTCCAGAACCCGATCGTGCCAATCATCTCCTTTTGATCTTTGAGTGAAATGGCCCACGTGATACTTTCATTTGCATCGAATTCGGTTTGTATCTTACGGATCATCTCCCCCGCTTCATCAAGGGACACCATCAGCGGCTTGTCCATGAATTCCATTACCCGGGGATCGGAGCGTAAACCAAATAATGCATAAGCATCATCAAGTCTAGCCTGTCGTAGATTCAACCGCACGGTTGATAAGAGCGGAAAGAGTTTGAAATTAATATCCAGCATGGAGTCGGCAATCGTTAAAATAATTTACGCTCTTCGGCAATTTGGAAAATTATTCTTTTAGTTTCATTATCTCCACCGTTTTGAATACAGAAAAGCCGGAGTCCTGAACCTTTTTCTGATAGGCTGCAACGTCTTTTTCATATAGTTCGTTGTGCTCTTTCACCAATACTTCCATGTGTTTTTTGATCTTTTCATACTTCACACGATTGCCTTCGGTTGGAGCGCCGTACGTGCTTGTCGCAGTCCACATCAGCGTGTTGATTTCCGGCATAATGACGTCTTCAAAATCGTCGAAACCCTGACGATCGTTATCCGGTTCGATCTTTCTTTCGAACGCGGTCAGTTTTTTCTGTAAATCCTCTCCAGCTTTTTTCAGATCGGCCGCTTTGGCCGTATCAAGATTTTTAATAAATTCCGAAACGGTTTTGATCGATTTTTTTGTTTCCTGCAATTGTTTATACATCGACGACGCGGTCTCCATCAGCCGGCCCGTCTTCATCGCTAATTCCTGCGTTTGCAAACGTCCTTCTCCGTCCGCCGCATATCTCGGATCGGGTTTGACATCTATATTCTGCAGATATGCTTTGCCGTCATATTGGATCCGAACTTTGTACGTTCCCGGCGTAACGAAAATACCGGATTTTTCAATGTCCGTGGTGTCCACAGATGACGGGGTATGAAACTGTCCATGCGAAAGA of the bacterium genome contains:
- a CDS encoding bacteriocin-protection protein, producing MKPVFFSTQPEFRKWLEKKHDKMQELWVGYYKKDSGIPSITWPQSVDEALCFGWIDGIRKSVDEQSYMIRFTPRRPKSNWSAVNIKRVKELTKMGLMQPSGIAAFGRRDEKNSEIYSFERKAGKLNKKYETLFRKNKNAWAFFRMQPPSYQKPATWWVMSAKQEETQLKRLEQLIKDSEAGVRIKQLRRPSDKQE
- a CDS encoding GNAT family N-acetyltransferase; the protein is MLDINFKLFPLLSTVRLNLRQARLDDAYALFGLRSDPRVMEFMDKPLMVSLDEAGEMIRKIQTEFDANESITWAISLKDQKEMIGTIGFWKIIKEHHRAEIGYLLHPDYWGKGLMQEALMPVLDYGFRVMRLHSVEANVNTGNAVSMRFLEKNGFVREAHFKENYYFNGQFLDSFIYSKLTPEAK